From Cucumis melo cultivar AY chromosome 1, USDA_Cmelo_AY_1.0, whole genome shotgun sequence, a single genomic window includes:
- the LOC103500025 gene encoding mitogen-activated protein kinase kinase kinase 20-like — MKRNPMLEKEAAQVEEGSTEFNNGIQWKRGRLIGKGSFGSVFLACLKPHFTKYSIFPPVMAVKSAEISVSETLQKEKQNYDNLKGCNSLIQCFGEEITTDHNGRMTYNLLLEVATGGTLAHHIKNTGGKGLEENVVRNYTKSIIKGLIHIHRSQYVHCDLKPANILLLPKNNTTKDRQFIAKIADLGLARRTSKTKASYCLGGTFSYMAPETLIDGVQESTSDIWALGCVVLEMLTGNRAWAATDKVGIVQEMTENFLGMPKIPEGLSAEATGFLKNCLVRKPEFRFTAEMLINVPFVAAAEDQEQDFNTVKAPTFVTKWPRQFKRQRIIPIKAV; from the exons ATGAAGAGAAATCCAATGTTGGAAAAAGAAGCAGCCCAGGTAGAAGAAGGATCAACGGAGTTCAATAATGGAATCCAATGGAAACGAGGTCGGCTCATAGGAAAAGGAAGCTTCGGATCAGTTTTCTTGGCTTGTCTCAAACCACACTTCACTAAATACAGCATTTTCCCTCCAGTAATGGCTGTTAAGTCCGCTGAAATTTCCGTTTCCGAAACCCTACAAAAGGAAAAGCAAAATTATGATAACTTGAAAGGATGCAATTCCTTGATCCAATGCTTCGGCGAAGAGATTACTACTGACCATAACGGTCGCATGACCTATAATTTGTTGCTTGAAGTTGCCACTGGAGGAACCCTAGCTCACCATATTAAAAACACTG GTGGAAAGGGTTTAGAAGAAAATGTGGTTCGGAATTACACAAAATCAATAATCAAAGGATTAATTCACATTCACCGATCTCAATACGTTCATTGTGATTTGAAGCCTGCAAATATCCTATTGCTACCAAAGAATAATACAACGAAAGATCGTCAGTTCATTGCAAAGATCGCCGATCTAGGGTTGGCGAGAAGAACAAGCAAGACAAAGGCAAGCTATTGTTTAGGAGGGACATTCTCCTACATGGCGCCAGAGACATTGATTGACGGCGTACAAGAATCAACCAGTGATATTTGGGCCCTCGGGTGTGTTGTGCTCGAAATGCTGACCGGGAACCGCGCATGGGCAGCCACCGACAAGGTTGGGATTGTGCAAGAGATGACGGAGAATTTCCTTGGGATGCCAAAGATTCCGGAAGGGTTATCGGCGGAGGCAACCGGGTTCTTGAAGAATTGTCTTGTGAGGAAGCCGGAGTTCAGGTTCACGGCGGAGATGCTGATAAATGTGCCGTTTGTGGCGGCGGCTGAAGATCAAGAACAAGATTTTAATACTGTGAAAGCTCCAACATTTGTGACAAAGTGGCCTAGGCAGTTTAAGAGGCAAAGAATAATTCCAATTAAAGCTGTGTGA
- the LOC103500026 gene encoding mitogen-activated protein kinase kinase kinase 20-like: MKRNSMLEELEVEVEDGSSEFNNGIQWKRGRLIGKGSFGSVFLASLKPHISIKYSIFPSVMAVKSAEISVSETLQKEKQNYDNLKGCSSLIQCFGEEITTDHNGHMIYNLLLEVATGGTLAHHIKNTGGKGLEENVVRNYTKSIIKGLIHIHRSQYVHCDLKPANILLIPKNNTTTNRQFIAKIADLGLARRTSKTKGSYCLGGTFSYMAPETLIDGVQESTSDIWALGCIVLEMLTGNRAWAATDKVGIVKEMTENLHGMPKIPDGLSVEATGFLKNCLVRKPEFRFTAEMLMNVPFVAAAVDQEQDFNTMKAPTSVTKWPRQFKRQRIIPIKAV, encoded by the exons ATGAAGAGAAATTCAATGTTGGAAGAATTAGAAGTTGAGGTAGAAGATGGCTCGTCGGAGTTCAATAATGGAATTCAATGGAAACGAGGTCGGCTCATTGGAAAAGGAAGCTTCGGATCAGTTTTCTTGGCTTCACTCAAACCACACATCAGTATTAAGTACAGCATTTTCCCTTCCGTAATGGCTGTTAAATCCGCTGAAATTTCCGTTTCCGAAACCCTACAAAAGGAAAAGCAAAATTATGATAACTTGAAAGGATGCAGTTCATTGATCCAATGCTTCGGCGAAGAGATTACTACTGACCATAACGGTCACATGATTTATAATTTGTTGCTTGAAGTTGCTACTGGAGGAACCCTAGCTCACCATATTAAAAACACTG GTGGAAAGGGTTTAGAAGAAAATGTAGTTCGGAACTACACAAAATCAATAATCAAAGGATTAATTCACATTCACCGATCTCAATACGTTCACTGTGATTTGAAGCCTGCAAATATCCTATTGATACCGAAGAATAATACAACAACGAATCGCCAGTTCATTGCAAAGATCGCCGATCTAGGGTTGGCGAGAAGAACAAGCAAGACAAAGGGAAGCTATTGTTTAGGAGGGACATTCTCCTACATGGCGCCAGAGACATTGATTGACGGCGTACAAGAATCAACCAGTGATATTTGGGCACTCGGGTGTATTGTGCTTGAAATGCTGACCGGGAACCGCGCGTGGGCAGCCACCGACAAGGTTGGGATTGTGAAAGAGATGACGGAGAATCTCCATGGAATGCCAAAGATTCCAGACGGGTTATCGGTGGAGGCAACCGGGTTCTTGAAGAATTGTCTTGTGAGGAAGCCGGAGTTCAGGTTCACGGCGGAGATGCTGATGAATGTGCCGTTCGTGGCGGCGGCTGTAGATCAAGAACAAGATTTTAATACTATGAAAGCTCCAACATCTGTGACAAAGTGGCCTAGGCAGTTTAAGAGGCAAAGAATAATTCCAATTAAAGCGGTGTGA
- the LOC107991796 gene encoding uncharacterized protein LOC107991796: MELWHKMIFPVRRVWLAVSSRVRARKTGAGLLKLHDDVETCGYEDVKVMWEMLRRSESELVSHQPKRKQRPFWRVSVWSNHAAAAASSYTATHA, encoded by the exons ATGGAGCTTTGGCACAAGATGATTTTCCCTGTCCGACGAGTTTGGCTCGCTGTTTCCTCTCGTGTTAGGGCTCGGAAAACTG GAGCTGGACTTCTGAAGCTTCATGATGATGTAGAAACATGTGGATATGAAGATGTGAAGGTGATGTGGGAAATGCTACGTCGATCAGAGTCGGAGTTGGTCAGTCACCAACCAAAACGCAAACAGCGACCATTTTGGAGAGTCTCCGTGTGGTCCAACCATGCAGCAGCAGCAGCCTCTTCTTACACTGCAACTCATGCTTGA